One Marinibacterium anthonyi genomic region harbors:
- a CDS encoding Uracil DNA glycosylase superfamily protein, whose product MVCGHNVAKPPAGAQSPPVTKVIPEAAPEGEPGTDPGNDLPDRIRACRICSQRFAATTTAHAPRPVVWFRPGARLLIAGQAPGARVHASGRPFTDPSGDRLRDWLGIDAATFYDRSRVAVVPMAFCFPGYDARKADLPPPPVCAKTWHGPVMDALDRIELKVLVGAHAIRWHLGVKGPLTDAVRAWRDHWPGAIPLPHPSWRNTAWLKRNPWFGDEVLPVLRARVREVLE is encoded by the coding sequence ATGGTTTGTGGACACAATGTGGCGAAGCCCCCGGCCGGCGCCCAAAGCCCGCCCGTGACCAAGGTCATCCCCGAAGCCGCGCCCGAAGGCGAACCTGGGACAGACCCCGGGAACGATCTGCCCGACCGGATCCGCGCCTGCCGGATCTGCAGCCAGCGTTTCGCCGCCACCACGACCGCCCATGCGCCGCGCCCGGTCGTGTGGTTCCGCCCCGGCGCGCGGCTGCTGATCGCGGGGCAGGCGCCGGGCGCGCGGGTCCATGCCTCGGGGCGGCCCTTTACCGATCCCTCGGGCGACCGGCTGCGCGACTGGCTGGGCATCGACGCGGCCACGTTCTATGACCGCAGCCGCGTCGCGGTGGTGCCCATGGCCTTCTGTTTCCCCGGCTACGACGCGCGCAAGGCCGACCTGCCGCCGCCGCCGGTCTGCGCGAAGACCTGGCATGGCCCGGTGATGGACGCCCTGGACAGGATCGAGCTGAAAGTCCTGGTGGGCGCGCATGCGATCCGCTGGCACCTTGGGGTCAAGGGTCCGCTGACCGATGCCGTGCGGGCCTGGCGCGACCATTGGCCAGGGGCTATCCCCTTGCCTCATCCGTCGTGGCGCAATACCGCGTGGCTCAAACGCAATCCCTGGTTCGGGGACGAGGTCCTGCCCGTCCTGCGCGCCCGGGTCAGAGAGGTGCTTGAATGA
- a CDS encoding bifunctional 3-demethylubiquinone-9 3-methyltransferase/ 2-octaprenyl-6-hydroxy phenol methylase has protein sequence MTEITEDWAKAFDLPKPGNMMEAHDKREDVFVHQGTQMAIAIRDAIERFSDRPMSELKILDFGCGVGRVAMPLRHFCGKPDICVDVDRDAIRYLKSQLPGVGCRVTDFDPPLPFRDRAFDVVFSVSIWTHLTAESSEAWLAEMARILRPGGLALLTTSNYAVLDVRRNHPVTAGFGWGDVTDEMLREQGYVFIETPAAPGTGTYGLASHDPDFIRRDWSRHMEVVDILPGAILGAQDINVLRKPGRPRKAQGQAQGQPQDGTAL, from the coding sequence ATGACCGAAATCACCGAAGACTGGGCCAAGGCCTTTGACCTGCCAAAGCCGGGCAACATGATGGAGGCCCACGACAAGCGCGAGGATGTCTTTGTCCATCAGGGCACCCAGATGGCCATCGCGATCCGCGACGCCATCGAACGGTTTTCCGACCGGCCCATGAGCGAGCTGAAGATCCTTGATTTCGGCTGCGGCGTGGGGCGGGTGGCGATGCCGCTGCGCCATTTCTGCGGCAAGCCCGACATCTGCGTCGACGTGGACCGCGACGCGATCCGGTATCTGAAATCCCAGCTGCCCGGCGTCGGGTGCCGGGTGACCGACTTCGATCCGCCGCTGCCGTTCCGCGACAGGGCCTTCGACGTGGTCTTCTCGGTCTCGATCTGGACCCACCTGACCGCCGAAAGCTCCGAGGCCTGGCTGGCCGAGATGGCGCGCATCCTGCGTCCCGGCGGGCTGGCTTTGCTGACCACGTCGAATTACGCGGTGCTGGACGTGCGGCGCAATCACCCGGTGACGGCCGGCTTCGGCTGGGGCGACGTGACCGACGAGATGCTGCGCGAACAGGGCTATGTCTTTATCGAAACGCCGGCCGCGCCGGGCACCGGCACCTACGGGCTGGCTTCGCACGATCCCGATTTCATCCGCCGCGACTGGTCGCGCCACATGGAGGTCGTCGACATCCTGCCCGGCGCGATCCTGGGCGCGCAGGACATCAACGTGCTGCGCAAGCCGGGGCGGCCGCGCAAAGCGCAGGGGCAAGCGCAGGGGCAACCGCAAGACGGGACCGCGCTGTAA
- a CDS encoding YHS domain protein: MTRPAPKAPMASKLAISLATMLLAAPVLAGEQFVDGTGFAVSGYDVVSYFDLAQVPVGQSQPAPLPGKSAITADYNGATFAFSSEANRDRFLADPAKYAPQYDGHCAYGVSKGGKVPGNPTLWRIVDDKLYLNITPNVVTFWEADIPGNIDLAEGNWTAIEPAPASDSVIPKFTSSAPQK; encoded by the coding sequence ATGACCCGCCCAGCCCCCAAAGCCCCAATGGCGTCCAAACTGGCCATAAGCCTGGCCACCATGCTTCTTGCCGCGCCCGTCCTGGCAGGCGAGCAATTCGTCGACGGGACCGGCTTTGCCGTTTCGGGCTACGATGTCGTATCCTACTTCGACCTCGCCCAGGTGCCCGTCGGCCAGTCCCAGCCGGCGCCGCTGCCGGGCAAGTCGGCCATCACCGCCGACTACAACGGCGCCACCTTCGCCTTTTCGTCCGAAGCCAACCGCGACAGGTTCCTGGCCGATCCGGCGAAATACGCGCCGCAATACGACGGCCATTGCGCCTATGGCGTGTCCAAGGGCGGCAAGGTGCCCGGCAATCCGACATTGTGGCGGATCGTCGACGACAAGCTTTACCTGAACATCACGCCCAACGTGGTCACCTTCTGGGAAGCAGACATCCCCGGCAACATCGACCTGGCCGAAGGCAACTGGACCGCGATAGAACCGGCCCCGGCCTCCGACAGCGTCATCCCCAAGTTCACGTCCTCCGCCCCCCAGAAGTGA